The nucleotide sequence GGACGAGAAGAAGCTCGTGCCCTACGTCATCCGCTCGCTGCTCGAGGGGCGCGCCCCGGAAATCTCGAGCGGCCGGCGGCGGATCGACTGGATCTACGTGGACGACGTGGTCGAAGGGTGCCTGGCGGCGGCGCGGGCGAGCGGCGTCGAGGGGGAAACGATCGATCTCGGTTCGGGCGAGCTCGCGACCGTGCGCGACGTCGTCGAACGGATCGTGGCGCTGGCCGGACCGGGCACCGTGCCGCGGTTCGGCGCCGTGCCCGACCGTCCCTTCGAGCAGGAGCGGCTCGCCGACGTCGCGCGGACACGCGCGCGGATCGGATGGCAGCCGCGCGTCGGCCTCGCGGAAGGCCTCGCGCGCACGGTCGCCTGGTACAGCAAGGCGGGCGAGGAGCGGATCGTGTCGCAGGCGGGGGCCCAATGAACCATCCCGTGACGTCCACGACGGTCATCCGTCCCTATCACCGGCTGGAGGCGTTCGACTGGCGCGAGCTGCGCGAGTACCGGGACCTCTTCTACTTCCTGGTGCTGCGGGACATCAAGGTGCTCTACGCCCAGACGATCCTCGGGTTCTCGTGGGCGATCCTCAATCCGCTCATCCAGATCCTCGTCTTCACGGTCATCTTCGGGCACGTGGCGAACATTGCCACCGACGGCATTCCCTACGTGCTGTTTTCCACCGTCGCCATCGTGCCCTGGACCTACATGTCCGAGGCGATGACGGCGTCGAGCCAGAGTCTCGTCAACGAGCAGTCCATGCTGGGCAAGGTGTACTTCCCCCGGGTGATCTACCCGCTCACGCCCATCTTCGCCAAGCTCGTGGATTTCGCCATCGCCATGCTCATCATCGTGGCGGTCCTCTTCTATTACCGCGTGACGCCGACGACGAACCTCCTCCTGCTGCCGGCGCTCATGCTGGTCATGATGCTCATTCCGGCGGGGGTGGGGATGTGGCTTTCGGCGCTCGCGATCCGGTTCCGCGACGTGAAGTTCGCCATGCCGTTCGTCATCCGCATGCTGATCTACTCGGCGCCCATCCTCTACACCGCTTCCGCGATTCCCGACAGCTACCGGCTGCTCTACTCGCTCAACCCGATCGTGGGCGTGATCGAGGGTTTCCGCGCGGCGCTCCTCGGGACGCCGATCGAGTGGATGTTCGTGCTGCCCGGGCTCGCGACCGCCGTCCTGCTGTTCGTGAGCGGCGCGATCTATTTCCGGCGGATGGAACGCGTATTCGTCGACGTGATCTGAGCGACCCGAAGAACATGGACAACAAGGACACGGCAATACGGGCGGAAGGGGTGAGCAAGGTCTACCGGATCGGGCTGCGCGACAGCGCGCCCGACAGCCTGAGCGGCATGCTCGTCGATATCGTCCGAAGCCCGGTCAAGAACTTCCGCAAGTATCGCTCGCTCTACCGTTTCACGTCCGACGAAACCGCCGCGGAGAGCGGACGCTCGGACCTGATCTGGGCGCTGCGCGACGTGGCGTTCAACGTCCGGCGAGGGGAGGTCCTCGGCATCATCGGGCGCAACGGCGCCGGCAAATCCACGCTGCTCAAGATCCTCACGCGCATCACGCCGCCGACGCGCGGGCTGGTCGAGATCCGCGGGCGGGTGTCGAGCCTGCTGGAGGTGGGCACGGGTTTCCACCAGGAGCTGACCGGACGGGAGAACATCTACCTGAACGGCACGATCCTCGGGATGAAGAAGCGCGAAGTGGACCGCAAGTTCGACGAGATCGTCGATTTCTCGGGGATGGAGCGGTTCCTGGACACGCCGGTCAAGCGCTACTCGAGCGGCATGGCGGTGCGGCTCGCGTTCGCCGTGGCGGCGCATCTCGAGCCCGAGATCCTGATCGTGGACGAGGTGCTCGCCGTCGGCGACGCCGACTTCCAGAAGAAGTGCATCCGGAAGATGAAGGAGGTGCACACGCAGGGCCGGACGGTGCTCTTCGTGTCCCACAACATGCCCTTCATCTCCATGCTCTGCGACCGCGTGATCCTGCTGCAGGCGGGGACCGTGATCGCCGACGGCCCGCCGCAGGCGGTCGTGAGCGCGTACCTCCACGCCGGGATCGGGACGCCCGCCGCGCGGGAGTGGTCCGACGCCCGCAGCGCGCCGGGCGCCGACGTGGCCCGGCTGCGCGCGGTGCGGATCGTGGACGCGAACCGGCGGCCGGTCACGTCGGCGGACGTCACGGAGCCGGTCGGCATCGAGATGACGTACGAGGTGGTCCAGTCGGGCCGGATCCTGCTTCCGAGCTACTGGGTCTACGACGAAGAGGGCACCATGGTCTTCGCCTCGCTCGCCCAGGACGGCGAACGGTTCCGCCGCCCGAGCGAGAAGGGCCGGTACACGGTGACCGCCTGGGTTCCGGGGAATCTGCTCACGGCGGGGACGTTCTTCGTGACCGCCTGCCTCATCACGCGAAGCCCCGACAGCACGCAGTTCGACGAGCAGCAGGTGATCGCGTTCAACGTCCTCGACAACATGGGTCCCGGCACGGCGCGAGGCGACTGGGGCGGCGATCTGCCCGGCGTCGTGCGCCCGCTCCTGGAATGGACGACGGAGTACTCGGCGGGGGAGCGATCCGACGCCGACGTCCGCCGCGCGCTGCCTTGACGGAGGCCGGCATGTAATAAGAGAAGTGATCGACGGAGGAGGAGGCAACAATGCGACATTACTGGTCACACGGTGAAAAGCCGCGCAGGGGGGCGCACGATTTTCTCTGGGCACTGTGGCGATGGAGCGCCCTGGGCTTCGTCCAGCCCGACGGCCGGGGGGCGCCGCGGGATGCGCTCGCAGCAATCCGGCCCGCCGCGAAGCGGGTGATCCGCGGATGCCGGCGTCTCGTTCCGGGCGGCCGGCCTTCGGCGGCCCGGTTGGGTTTCGGATACGGCACCGCGCCGCTCGCGAACGCCTGGTTCGAGCGCGGCATGCCGGTGCATCGCCACTACCTGGAACAGTTCCTGGCGTCGTCGGCGGCTGACATCCGCGGCCGCTGTCTCGAGTTCCAGGAGGACTCGTACTCCACCCGCTTCGGGGGCTCGCGCGTATCCCGGGTCGACATCCTGCACAAGGAACCGGATCCGCGCTACCCGCAGGCGACGCTGCATGCGGACCTCACCGCGGCGAACGACATTCCGGGGGGCGCGTTCGACTGCATCGTCTGCACCTACGTGCTGCACGTCATACCGGATCTCGATCGCTTCGTCGCCGAGCTTCACCGCCTGCTCGCCGACGGGGGCGTGCTGCTCGTCGCCGTTCCCGGCATCACGATCACCTATCCGCAATACGGGGAGCTTTGGCGGTTCACGTGCGAAGGGTTGCACCGGGTTCTCGCGCGATCGTTCGGCGCCGCGCACGTCGAAACGCGCCCGTACGGCAACTCGCTTACCGCCGCGGGCGAGCTTCGCGGCCTCGCGGTCGATGACTTTACCCGAGGCGAGATCGACGAGCACGACGCCCGCTACCCGCTGCTCGTCTGCGCGCGCGCCGTCAAGGCGGGGCGCGAGGGAGCCCGGTGATGGGCGCTTCCCCGGGAACGGCGCGAGGCGACGGGCGTCGCGCCGCGCTCGTCGTGGCGCATCCCGACGACGAAGTGCTGTGGTTCAGCTCGTTGCTGCGCGACGTCGACCTCGTCCTCTTCTGCTTCGAGGAAGTCCGGTCGCGCCCGGAGTGGACCGAAGGCCGGCGCCGCGCGCTCGCCGATTACCCGCTGCCCGGAGTCGACTCCCTGCGGCTGACCGAGTCCGAGGTGTTCAACGGCGCCGACTGGCGCCGGCCCGAGTGCACGGAGCAGGGCCTGGCCGTGACGCGGAACGACGACTCGTTCCCGGCGTTCTCCGAAGCCGTGTACCGGGCGAACTTCGAGCGGCTGCGGCGGGGCCTCGGAGAACGACTCGCGCAGGGATTCACCCGGGTCTACACGCACAACCCCTGGGGCGAGTACGGCCACGAGGAGCACGTGCAGGTCTACCGGGCGGTCAAGGCCGTTCAGCCCGCGCTCGGTTTCGAGCTCTGGGTCGACAACTACTGCAGCAACAAATCGCACGAGCTCATGCTCCGTTACGTGAACGGCTTCCATTCCGACTACGCGACCGCGGCGACCGATCCCGGATTGGGCGAGCAGCTGGAGCGGCTCTATCGGCGATACGGTTGCTGGACCTGGTTCGACGACTATGTGTGGTTCACCCATGAGTGCTTTCAGCGCGACCGCGACGTCGCGCGCGGCGAGCCGGTGGCGGGCCATTTCTTTCCGCTCAATTATCTGCGCGTCGAGGCGCCGTGGGACCGCGAGCCGGTACCGCGGTGGCGGCGGGTGGCGGGCCAGCTCCGGCGTTATCTGCCGGCGCCGGTGCCCGCGCGCTGAGGAGAGGGCGGATGACCTTGAGCGTGATCATGCCGTGCCACAACGCGGCGGAAACCATCGCGGCCCAGCTGGACGCGCTCGCCGGGCAGGCCTGTGCCGCGCCCTGGGAGCTGATCGTGGCCGACAACGGATCGAGCGACGGCACGCGGGACATCGTCGAAGGCTACCGGAGCCGGATTCCGGCGCTGCGCTGGATCGACGCGTCGGCAAAACGGGGACCGGCGTACGCGCGCAACCGCGGCGTCGAAGCGGCGCGCGGAGATCGCTTCGCGTTCTGCGATGCCGACGACGAGGTGGCGCCGGGCTGGCTTGCCGCGATCGCACAGGCCTTGTCGGCGCACCCGTTCGTGGTGAGCCGGATGGACGACGCCAAGCTGAATCCGTCGTGGCTCCGCGAAATATGGGGTTCGCCGGAGGAGGCGCTCGGTCCGCTGTTCGGATTCCTCCCGGGAGCGGCGGCGTACGGCATCGGGTTCACGCGCGAGCTCTACGCGCGCGTGGGGCCCTTCGACGAGTCCCTCCGTCGAATGTCCGACATCGATTACTCCTGGCGGGTACAGCTCGCGGGCTACCCGTTGGCCCGGGTGCCGGACGCGCTGGTGTACTACCGCCACCGCCGGACGGTGACCGGGCTTTTCCGCCAGGCCTACGCCGATGGGCAGGCCCAGGTCCTTCTCTACAAGAAGCACCGGGCGAACGGCATGCCCTGGCCGCCGATCTCGGCCAGCGTGCGCGGCTGGATCGGCATGGCCCGGCGCCTGCCGGCGCTGCGCCGGCAGATCGGGCGGGCCGAGTGGCTGATCGACGCGGGGGTCGGGTTGGGACACGTTCGGGGGAGCATGCGCCATGGCGTGCTTGCGTTGTGAACCTGCGCCGGGCGCCGGGCTCGTCGCCGGGGGAGGTGATGCGTGGTTGACGTGAAGGTGTCGGTGATCGTGGTGCCGCGGGAGCGATTCAGCGAGACCCGGCGGTCGCTCGAGAGCATCTACCGGTGTACCCGGATGCCGTTCGAGCTCGTCTATGTGGACGGCGGGTCGCCCGCGGGCGTCGCACGCTACCTGCGCGAGGCCGCCCGCCGGCGGGGCTTCCGGCTGCTGCGGCGCGAACGCTATCTCATGCCGAACGAGGCCCGGAACATCGGGGCCGAGGCGGCATCGGGTCGGCTGCTCGTGTTCATCGACAACGACGTGGTCGCCTGGCCCGGCTGGCTCGAGGCGCTCGTCGCCTGCGCGGAAGAAACGGGCGCGTGGGCGGTCGGGCCGGTGGTCTGCATCGGCCCGCCGGGCGACGACCTCATCCACGTCACGCGTGGAGAGCTGCACGAGGTCGAGGAGGGCGGGCGCCGCCGGATCGAGGACGCGATGATCGGCATCAACGAGCGGCTGCGCGACCTGCGACCGTCGCTCGCCCGCAGTCCCTGCGACTACGTCGAGTTTCACTGCATGCTCGCCCGGCGCGAGGCCCTCGAGCGGATCGGCGGCTTCGACGAGGGCATGCGGACGACGCGGGAGCACATCGATTTCTGCCTGGCCGTGCGCCGCGAGGGCGGATCGATCTACTTCGAGCCGGACGCGTGCGTCACGCACGTACCCCCGTGGTGCGGGTTCGCGCTGAGCGACCTGCCGTACTTCCTGCTCCGGTGGAACGACGACTGGGCGCGGGAAAGCATCGTTCACTTTCAGCGCAAGTGGGGCCTGCCGGACGAGGCGCAGGACCGGCTGATCGACTGGATCGTGCCGCACCGGCGGGTCGTGTTCGAGCGGCTCCTGGCGCCGTTTCGTCCGCGGATCGTGCGCGAGCGGCTGGGACGGCCGCTGGTCAACGGCCTGGCGGCGACGCTGGAGGCCGGCCTGCTGCCGATCACGCGCCGGAGAGGCAGGACCGGCGCGCCTTCGGCCGAGGGCGGCGTCCGCTTCACGCGTCCCGCGGGCGACGCGACCGCGATGCGTCCGCCTTCCGCAAAAATGGAGACCGGCCCCGATTCGCCCTGACGGCTAGCCCGCCGAACGGGCGGGTTTGCCCCGCTGCAGAATGTCTTCGACCATCGCGCGGTAGGCCCGCCGGTAGTGCTCGAGGGTGTGGTGGGCGCGCGCGTGATCGCGGGCGGCGCACGCCCGGCGGCGCAATTCCTCCGCGGGCAGACCGGCGACGTGGCGCACCGCCGCGCGGATCGCCGGAATCGAGGCGTCCTCGAGCGTGACGCCGAAATCCCGCGTGTCGATGCCCGCTTCGCGCGTCAGGATCGGGATCAGGCCGGCCTGCATGCACGTGAGCGAGGAGGCCGACTGGCTCTCCGCGCACGAGGGGAACACGAGCGCGACGCAGTCCTCGACGACGCGCAGGAAGTCCGGTCCGTCGACGTCGAGCCAGCCGACCGTGCGCACGTTCGGCGTGCGACCGAGCTCCGCGTCGTAGATCCGTGCGAACTC is from Sulfurifustis variabilis and encodes:
- a CDS encoding ABC transporter permease, encoding MNHPVTSTTVIRPYHRLEAFDWRELREYRDLFYFLVLRDIKVLYAQTILGFSWAILNPLIQILVFTVIFGHVANIATDGIPYVLFSTVAIVPWTYMSEAMTASSQSLVNEQSMLGKVYFPRVIYPLTPIFAKLVDFAIAMLIIVAVLFYYRVTPTTNLLLLPALMLVMMLIPAGVGMWLSALAIRFRDVKFAMPFVIRMLIYSAPILYTASAIPDSYRLLYSLNPIVGVIEGFRAALLGTPIEWMFVLPGLATAVLLFVSGAIYFRRMERVFVDVI
- a CDS encoding ABC transporter ATP-binding protein: MDNKDTAIRAEGVSKVYRIGLRDSAPDSLSGMLVDIVRSPVKNFRKYRSLYRFTSDETAAESGRSDLIWALRDVAFNVRRGEVLGIIGRNGAGKSTLLKILTRITPPTRGLVEIRGRVSSLLEVGTGFHQELTGRENIYLNGTILGMKKREVDRKFDEIVDFSGMERFLDTPVKRYSSGMAVRLAFAVAAHLEPEILIVDEVLAVGDADFQKKCIRKMKEVHTQGRTVLFVSHNMPFISMLCDRVILLQAGTVIADGPPQAVVSAYLHAGIGTPAAREWSDARSAPGADVARLRAVRIVDANRRPVTSADVTEPVGIEMTYEVVQSGRILLPSYWVYDEEGTMVFASLAQDGERFRRPSEKGRYTVTAWVPGNLLTAGTFFVTACLITRSPDSTQFDEQQVIAFNVLDNMGPGTARGDWGGDLPGVVRPLLEWTTEYSAGERSDADVRRALP
- a CDS encoding class I SAM-dependent methyltransferase, with protein sequence MRHYWSHGEKPRRGAHDFLWALWRWSALGFVQPDGRGAPRDALAAIRPAAKRVIRGCRRLVPGGRPSAARLGFGYGTAPLANAWFERGMPVHRHYLEQFLASSAADIRGRCLEFQEDSYSTRFGGSRVSRVDILHKEPDPRYPQATLHADLTAANDIPGGAFDCIVCTYVLHVIPDLDRFVAELHRLLADGGVLLVAVPGITITYPQYGELWRFTCEGLHRVLARSFGAAHVETRPYGNSLTAAGELRGLAVDDFTRGEIDEHDARYPLLVCARAVKAGREGAR
- a CDS encoding GlcNAc-PI de-N-acetylase gives rise to the protein MGASPGTARGDGRRAALVVAHPDDEVLWFSSLLRDVDLVLFCFEEVRSRPEWTEGRRRALADYPLPGVDSLRLTESEVFNGADWRRPECTEQGLAVTRNDDSFPAFSEAVYRANFERLRRGLGERLAQGFTRVYTHNPWGEYGHEEHVQVYRAVKAVQPALGFELWVDNYCSNKSHELMLRYVNGFHSDYATAATDPGLGEQLERLYRRYGCWTWFDDYVWFTHECFQRDRDVARGEPVAGHFFPLNYLRVEAPWDREPVPRWRRVAGQLRRYLPAPVPAR
- a CDS encoding glycosyltransferase; this translates as MTLSVIMPCHNAAETIAAQLDALAGQACAAPWELIVADNGSSDGTRDIVEGYRSRIPALRWIDASAKRGPAYARNRGVEAARGDRFAFCDADDEVAPGWLAAIAQALSAHPFVVSRMDDAKLNPSWLREIWGSPEEALGPLFGFLPGAAAYGIGFTRELYARVGPFDESLRRMSDIDYSWRVQLAGYPLARVPDALVYYRHRRTVTGLFRQAYADGQAQVLLYKKHRANGMPWPPISASVRGWIGMARRLPALRRQIGRAEWLIDAGVGLGHVRGSMRHGVLAL
- a CDS encoding glycosyltransferase family 2 protein, giving the protein MVDVKVSVIVVPRERFSETRRSLESIYRCTRMPFELVYVDGGSPAGVARYLREAARRRGFRLLRRERYLMPNEARNIGAEAASGRLLVFIDNDVVAWPGWLEALVACAEETGAWAVGPVVCIGPPGDDLIHVTRGELHEVEEGGRRRIEDAMIGINERLRDLRPSLARSPCDYVEFHCMLARREALERIGGFDEGMRTTREHIDFCLAVRREGGSIYFEPDACVTHVPPWCGFALSDLPYFLLRWNDDWARESIVHFQRKWGLPDEAQDRLIDWIVPHRRVVFERLLAPFRPRIVRERLGRPLVNGLAATLEAGLLPITRRRGRTGAPSAEGGVRFTRPAGDATAMRPPSAKMETGPDSP